The following are encoded in a window of Thalassotalea insulae genomic DNA:
- a CDS encoding efflux RND transporter periplasmic adaptor subunit, whose protein sequence is MWKWLRWLLLALLLMALYLWLSQDKTIKIKVVHASHGTVEQTIANTRAGTVTACQRAKMSLPIGGQIEKILVKEGQHVKQGQLLLSLWAKDKQTKKQQLLALVRASQGHKNQACILSEKAQKDAKRQVSLLQQKLTSEENLEQAQAQADAAHANCLALTAEVQANQAAVKNIDAYLEQNYLTAPFDGIIAEITGEIGEYTTPSPPGVATPPAVDILTDDCHYISAPIDEVDAADLAIGRPVKITLDAFRGQTFAGTLKRIAPYIQDYEKQARTVTVEVAIDNHQSPHFLAGYSADIEVILATKEDVLRLPSDLIINNEHVLVVNQDNIIERQPIKTGISNWQFTEIVQGLSTKDKVVASIGLTGVTTGAKVAIETQQTTGN, encoded by the coding sequence ATGTGGAAATGGTTACGTTGGTTATTGCTGGCACTGCTATTAATGGCCCTTTATTTATGGCTTAGCCAAGATAAAACCATAAAAATCAAAGTAGTGCATGCCAGTCATGGTACCGTTGAACAAACAATCGCAAATACTCGAGCGGGCACAGTTACAGCATGTCAGCGAGCAAAAATGTCACTCCCTATAGGCGGGCAAATAGAAAAAATACTGGTAAAAGAGGGGCAACATGTCAAACAAGGCCAGCTGTTGTTGTCTTTATGGGCTAAAGACAAACAGACGAAAAAACAACAATTACTTGCCTTAGTCCGTGCCAGTCAAGGTCACAAAAATCAGGCCTGTATCTTGTCAGAAAAAGCGCAAAAAGATGCCAAACGGCAAGTGAGTTTGTTACAACAAAAACTGACTTCAGAAGAAAACTTAGAACAAGCACAAGCACAAGCAGATGCTGCTCACGCCAACTGTTTGGCGTTAACCGCTGAAGTTCAGGCTAATCAGGCAGCGGTAAAAAATATTGATGCCTACTTAGAACAAAATTATTTAACCGCACCGTTTGACGGTATTATTGCCGAAATCACCGGCGAAATAGGTGAATACACCACCCCGTCTCCACCTGGCGTTGCCACACCACCAGCTGTGGACATATTAACCGATGATTGTCATTACATTAGCGCGCCGATTGACGAAGTTGATGCCGCTGATCTAGCAATAGGTCGACCGGTAAAAATCACTCTAGATGCCTTTCGCGGTCAAACCTTTGCAGGCACGTTAAAGCGTATCGCCCCTTATATTCAAGATTACGAGAAACAAGCGCGTACCGTGACAGTTGAAGTCGCTATTGATAACCACCAGTCTCCCCACTTTCTGGCCGGCTATAGCGCTGATATTGAGGTTATTTTAGCAACGAAAGAAGATGTGCTAAGACTGCCTTCAGATCTGATCATAAATAACGAGCACGTTTTAGTGGTTAATCAAGATAATATTATTGAGCGCCAACCTATAAAAACCGGGATCAGCAACTGGCAATTCACTGAAATTGTCCAGGGCCTGAGTACAAAAGATAAAGTAGTAGCCTCTATCGGTTTAACGGGCGTTACTACAGGTGCCAAAGTCGCTATTGAGACACAGCAGACAACAGGGAACTAA
- a CDS encoding DUF2947 family protein, with amino-acid sequence MNYIPLDNFKYAWIFKHQSMPVATSALPQIKVMTEQRAMVLWDTFISKSADHPDFFKAGDWPFDKKTWSDNGKWQGIWENDEQALPQAISTHLQWDDNTVVYYCLSRKQVIETNWNIFKTYWKNFLFLDDGSLLIGKKRNEVVQFSANGQFKIGNKS; translated from the coding sequence ATGAACTACATTCCACTCGATAATTTTAAATACGCCTGGATTTTTAAACACCAAAGCATGCCGGTAGCCACTAGTGCTCTACCACAAATAAAAGTAATGACAGAGCAACGTGCCATGGTGTTATGGGATACCTTTATCAGTAAATCAGCAGATCACCCTGACTTTTTTAAAGCAGGTGATTGGCCCTTTGATAAAAAGACCTGGAGTGATAATGGCAAGTGGCAAGGTATATGGGAAAATGATGAGCAAGCATTACCGCAAGCTATTAGTACTCACCTTCAATGGGACGATAATACCGTTGTCTATTACTGCCTCAGTAGAAAGCAGGTGATTGAAACGAACTGGAACATTTTTAAAACTTACTGGAAAAACTTTCTCTTTCTCGATGATGGCAGCCTACTAATCGGCAAAAAGCGCAATGAAGTTGTGCAATTTAGCGCAAATGGCCAATTTAAAATTGGCAATAAGAGCTAG
- a CDS encoding ABC transporter permease, with protein sequence MRVLDNLQFCYIALVRHKIRTGLLLLAVAIGVTSVLLLTSLGEGARLFIEQEFSSLGNQMLVVLPGKKETTGGAVPIYGTSPRDLTIDDANALNQLPSVETTAPIIAGTALVNYQGLSREVITIGSSAAFFEVRQLKLQQGKILPQNSNDRASAVCVLGYKLKKLLFGQQQALGQWLKIGGQRFRVIGVLEERGESMGLDMRDMAIIPIRSAESLFNAPSLFRIVLTLKQAGSESYTEKRIREVIAKRHDGEDDISIVSQNALLNSFNNIITLVTAAIGAIAAISLIVAGFLIMNVCYVSVSRRKSEIGLLKALGASKNEVRRLFLTESVILVSIGVTIGVLVGYSLVFLAHQLWPGFPLRIPWWATISSTLLAAIIGILFSWLPASMAAKQDPVIALRGS encoded by the coding sequence ATGCGCGTACTCGATAACCTTCAGTTTTGCTATATCGCACTTGTGCGCCACAAAATACGCACCGGGTTATTGTTATTAGCAGTTGCTATCGGTGTTACTTCCGTTTTATTGTTAACCAGCTTAGGCGAAGGGGCACGGCTATTTATCGAACAAGAATTCTCCTCTCTTGGTAATCAGATGCTAGTGGTGCTGCCGGGAAAAAAGGAAACCACTGGCGGTGCAGTGCCTATTTATGGAACGTCTCCTAGAGACCTCACTATTGACGATGCTAATGCGTTAAATCAACTGCCCAGCGTTGAAACTACGGCTCCTATTATCGCCGGTACTGCGTTGGTCAATTATCAGGGATTAAGCCGTGAGGTGATCACCATTGGCAGTTCAGCCGCGTTTTTTGAGGTCAGACAACTAAAATTACAACAAGGGAAAATATTACCACAAAACAGCAATGACCGCGCATCAGCCGTATGTGTCCTCGGCTATAAATTAAAAAAACTCCTGTTTGGCCAGCAGCAAGCATTGGGCCAATGGCTGAAAATTGGTGGTCAGCGTTTTCGCGTTATTGGCGTATTGGAAGAGCGCGGTGAATCCATGGGACTCGATATGCGTGATATGGCAATTATCCCGATACGCTCAGCAGAAAGTTTGTTTAATGCCCCTAGCCTGTTTCGTATCGTACTGACGTTAAAACAAGCGGGCAGTGAAAGCTATACCGAAAAAAGAATTCGAGAAGTGATCGCGAAACGTCACGATGGAGAAGACGATATTTCCATTGTCAGTCAAAACGCCCTGCTTAATTCCTTTAACAACATCATCACCTTAGTAACGGCAGCAATTGGTGCTATTGCCGCCATTAGCCTGATCGTCGCCGGCTTTTTGATCATGAATGTTTGCTATGTCTCTGTCAGTCGCAGAAAAAGTGAAATAGGACTGTTAAAAGCATTGGGAGCCAGTAAAAATGAAGTCCGTCGGCTGTTTTTAACCGAATCGGTAATCTTAGTCAGCATAGGTGTGACCATTGGTGTACTTGTTGGTTACAGTCTGGTTTTTCTTGCTCATCAATTATGGCCTGGCTTTCCATTACGCATCCCCTGGTGGGCGACGATATCAAGTACCCTGCTTGCTGCCATTATCGGTATTCTCTTTTCCTGGTTACCAGCTTCCATGGCGGCTAAACAAGATCCTGTTATCGCATTACGGGGTAGCTAG
- a CDS encoding ABC transporter permease, which translates to MKFSDIFYWVKTSILSQRIRALLTIAGFATGMAAVVLMNSIGESMRNYVLQEFTQFGSNIIAVTPGKTETFGMGGLLNTVRPLSLNDSEYLSHLSAIKYAVPVLMGTAKIKYEQKARYTDVAGVSDKAIDAWQLTLAQGKFLPADDMLRPRSFAVLGAKLKRELFGSSSAVGQNIHIGSQRFRVVGVLADKGQFIGQDLDDMIYIPAAKAMQLFNRESLMELDLFYHQGISTEQVSKLVKSKLIQRHGMEDFTLITQDDMIKSLDNILVIIKMAGSGLGLISLIVGAVGIATIMSITVTERTSEIGLLRALGFSALDIRNLFLAEAILLAVFSGVIGYFIVFIILLVAKLLLVSVPVTLNIMVLVIAVLFSALIGLVAGVYPAMNAAKLTPIDALRTE; encoded by the coding sequence ATGAAATTTAGTGATATTTTTTACTGGGTTAAAACCTCGATATTATCTCAACGGATCCGTGCATTATTAACCATTGCCGGCTTTGCAACCGGCATGGCAGCCGTAGTGCTAATGAACTCTATTGGTGAAAGCATGAGAAATTATGTATTGCAAGAGTTTACCCAGTTTGGCAGTAATATTATTGCGGTAACGCCAGGAAAAACAGAAACTTTTGGTATGGGTGGATTACTAAATACCGTCCGACCATTATCATTAAATGACAGTGAATATTTAAGTCATTTATCCGCGATCAAATATGCTGTACCTGTGTTAATGGGCACAGCCAAAATAAAGTACGAACAAAAAGCAAGATACACGGATGTTGCCGGAGTCAGTGATAAAGCGATAGACGCCTGGCAGCTAACGCTAGCACAGGGCAAGTTTTTACCTGCCGATGATATGTTAAGACCAAGAAGTTTTGCCGTACTTGGTGCTAAACTCAAGCGGGAATTGTTCGGCAGCTCTAGCGCTGTTGGTCAGAATATTCATATCGGCAGTCAGCGATTCAGAGTCGTTGGTGTATTAGCAGACAAAGGCCAATTTATCGGACAGGATCTCGATGATATGATCTATATTCCAGCCGCTAAAGCAATGCAGCTATTTAATCGCGAAAGCTTAATGGAGCTCGACTTATTCTATCACCAAGGGATATCAACTGAGCAAGTCAGCAAGTTAGTGAAATCTAAACTTATTCAGCGCCATGGTATGGAAGATTTTACCCTGATCACTCAAGATGACATGATAAAAAGTTTAGATAATATACTGGTTATTATCAAAATGGCGGGTTCAGGATTAGGCTTGATCTCATTGATTGTCGGTGCCGTTGGTATCGCTACGATAATGTCGATAACCGTCACCGAACGTACCAGTGAAATCGGTTTACTACGGGCACTGGGATTTTCAGCCCTTGATATTCGTAATTTGTTTTTAGCCGAAGCGATTTTGCTGGCAGTATTTAGCGGAGTTATCGGCTACTTCATTGTTTTCATTATCTTGCTGGTAGCGAAATTACTCTTAGTCAGTGTACCTGTCACACTCAATATTATGGTATTAGTAATTGCCGTGCTGTTTTCAGCATTGATCGGTTTAGTTGCTGGCGTATATCCGGCAATGAATGCCGCAAAACTAACGCCTATCGATGCACTTAGAACGGAATAA
- a CDS encoding methylglyoxal synthase — translation MQYKTINAPETKSISLVAHDNMKAELIQWCKEYQTTLQAHTLYATGTTGLHIEKHTELTINKLISGPLGGDQQIGALITEQKIDVMIFFWDPLEAQPHDPDVKALLRLAAVWNIPVACNRATADLLVTSPLFSSSYAKSIPDYQQYIQSRS, via the coding sequence ATGCAATATAAAACCATTAACGCACCTGAAACAAAATCAATTTCCTTAGTCGCCCACGACAATATGAAAGCAGAATTAATTCAGTGGTGTAAGGAATACCAAACTACATTGCAAGCTCATACTCTCTACGCAACCGGTACCACAGGTCTGCATATCGAAAAGCACACGGAATTAACCATCAATAAACTGATCAGTGGTCCATTAGGGGGTGATCAGCAAATTGGCGCTTTAATAACCGAGCAAAAGATCGATGTCATGATCTTTTTCTGGGATCCTCTGGAAGCCCAGCCGCATGATCCTGACGTCAAAGCGCTATTACGACTTGCTGCAGTATGGAACATTCCCGTCGCCTGTAACCGAGCAACTGCGGACTTGTTGGTAACTTCACCGCTATTTTCATCAAGCTACGCAAAGTCAATTCCTGACTATCAGCAATATATTCAATCGAGGAGCTAA
- a CDS encoding ComEA family DNA-binding protein: protein MKKVIFSAIVIAFSTLSFANHAFDNDSGKAVATSVVSDSVININQADTKALALLKGIGKKKAQAIVSYRQAHGDFSSIDDLLKVEGIGKKIIEQNKARLSI from the coding sequence ATGAAAAAAGTCATTTTTAGTGCGATTGTGATCGCGTTTTCCACCCTAAGTTTTGCTAATCATGCGTTTGATAACGATTCTGGTAAAGCAGTAGCAACCAGCGTCGTTTCAGACAGCGTGATTAATATAAATCAGGCTGACACTAAAGCATTGGCCCTGTTAAAAGGCATCGGTAAGAAAAAAGCACAAGCGATAGTCAGCTATCGCCAAGCGCATGGCGACTTTTCTTCTATCGACGATTTATTAAAGGTAGAAGGCATAGGCAAAAAAATCATAGAGCAAAATAAAGCTCGTCTAAGCATTTAA
- a CDS encoding ABC transporter ATP-binding protein — MQVSSDTILKVNDLTKSVQLEDKSLSLLQPTDLTVNAGETLAIVGSSGSGKTTLLSILAGLDLPSSGEVYLKTHPLHQLNEEQRSQVRAQHVGFIFQQFLLVNSLTALENVMLPAELANIEHAVERGQKLLEQVGLGDRMDHYPGQLSGGEQQRVAIARAFITEPDILFADEPTGNLDTKTGLTITDLLFELNKKTGTTLVLVTHDPKLAARCQRQVEMDSGVLTDAQSDSDFVEPSTENVANMG, encoded by the coding sequence ATGCAGGTAAGTTCCGATACAATTCTCAAAGTTAATGATCTGACGAAGTCGGTTCAGTTAGAAGATAAATCATTATCGCTGTTACAGCCAACCGATCTAACGGTAAATGCTGGAGAAACCCTTGCAATAGTGGGTTCTTCTGGTTCCGGTAAAACCACACTATTGTCAATCTTAGCCGGATTAGATTTACCGAGTTCTGGTGAAGTGTATCTTAAAACTCACCCTTTACACCAGCTTAATGAAGAACAACGTAGCCAAGTAAGAGCGCAACATGTTGGCTTTATTTTTCAACAATTTCTGTTAGTTAATAGTTTAACTGCGCTAGAGAATGTTATGTTGCCAGCGGAACTTGCCAATATAGAACATGCAGTTGAACGCGGACAAAAGTTACTTGAGCAAGTCGGCTTAGGTGATCGAATGGATCATTACCCAGGTCAGCTATCAGGTGGTGAGCAACAAAGGGTTGCGATTGCTCGTGCCTTTATTACGGAACCTGATATTTTATTTGCCGATGAACCAACAGGTAATCTTGATACTAAAACGGGGTTAACGATCACTGATTTATTATTTGAGTTGAATAAAAAAACTGGCACCACGCTGGTGCTCGTTACCCATGATCCTAAGCTTGCAGCGCGTTGTCAGCGACAAGTTGAAATGGATAGTGGTGTGTTAACGGATGCCCAGTCAGATAGTGATTTTGTTGAACCTAGCACTGAAAACGTAGCGAACATGGGTTAA
- a CDS encoding arylesterase, translated as MKNYLLFIYLILFSLLNGSKAQAFNTILLLGDSVSASYGMQQHQGWVHLLNEQLSEQKAPYSILNASISGETTSGGLSRLPGILADNEVAHLIIELGGNDGLRGYNPKAIKNNLLQMVSLAQEKNIPVSLMQIKITPNYGPRYNQMFEAVFKEVAQETDATLLPFFMEQVALNKALMQADGIHPNVKAQQIIADYVEQQLNQLMN; from the coding sequence ATGAAAAACTACCTACTGTTTATTTACTTAATACTGTTTTCTTTATTAAATGGCTCAAAAGCTCAAGCATTTAACACCATTTTACTATTAGGTGATAGTGTCAGTGCAAGCTACGGGATGCAACAACATCAAGGTTGGGTTCATTTACTTAATGAACAGCTCAGCGAGCAAAAAGCACCTTACTCTATCCTTAATGCTAGCATAAGTGGTGAAACAACAAGTGGCGGTTTATCTCGACTTCCGGGCATTTTAGCCGATAATGAAGTGGCTCATTTAATTATCGAATTAGGGGGAAATGACGGTTTAAGAGGCTATAATCCAAAAGCTATAAAAAACAATTTGTTACAAATGGTCTCGCTTGCGCAAGAAAAAAACATTCCAGTTTCGCTGATGCAAATAAAAATAACGCCTAACTATGGTCCTCGCTATAACCAAATGTTCGAGGCGGTATTTAAAGAGGTTGCACAAGAAACCGATGCAACCCTACTCCCTTTTTTTATGGAACAAGTCGCACTAAATAAAGCGTTAATGCAAGCTGATGGTATTCACCCCAATGTCAAGGCACAACAGATAATTGCCGACTATGTCGAACAACAGCTCAATCAACTGATGAATTGA
- a CDS encoding ABC transporter permease: MMTVKNNIWIKQSFRLLDHELRRGELTIIFLAIVLAVATVFSLTGFSGQIKHAIVANSTNTIAADRVFRANAPADENIIKQAESLNLQIANKVYTDSMVFHGDNMLLSEIDAVSENYPLRGELSIKRSIDGKEEIVGGPNRGELWVERSLLSRLGVSIGDTVEIGVAPLKIAGVLVNVPDRSYRFLVAGPSIIMHVDDLPATELVKPGSRLWHAYLFAGEQDDIEDFEQWIKPQVNDTQRWYDAKRAQNRLSSTLDSAERFLSLASMLGIVLAAVAVAVASRRYGQRHQSVVAVFRALGATMSHVRKLYCLHWTLLSVISIAAGLLLGYGLLLLGANAIASYLSLDDSPLTFIPFVTAIVTGLICAVAFAIHPIKELIQTSPLSVIRGFKSNALPTFGGHQLIPLLALFVLLLMFSGDFVMSISLLVGGLLVSAILLIIGRVVMNAGRSVGTKAGQSWHLALANLKRRANENSVQLVSFTIAIKLLLLITVMKTSIIDEWQAQFPDDTPNQYLVNITQEQISPLKAFTEEYDIPHRGFYPVYRGRLTAINGEKTVSIDRDDEKQGEQSNTEKTDGEQESEGRRGMGRELGLTWQDNVPYQNEILEGSWWQQGDTTPQVSIESGVAERLAIKLGDELSFDLGGRTFSVPVTSIREVDWKTRQLNFIMVFNQAVFEDFPTTSISAWNVAPEKKDAFYDLIAQYPTISMIDFDVIMKQLNEMIEQVTIAIELILVLVVLAGSLVLIAQVQASMEERERELAILRTLGARGSLLRNSVLFEFVALGAIAGFMASVGMEIGVFILQTQTFEMDPTFHFSYWLVGILSGAAFVGTIGMLSCWRLLHLTSVTLIRRTM, encoded by the coding sequence ATGATGACAGTAAAAAATAATATATGGATCAAACAATCGTTTCGTTTACTTGATCATGAATTAAGGCGAGGTGAATTAACGATCATCTTTTTAGCTATTGTGCTAGCCGTTGCTACTGTTTTTTCGTTAACAGGATTTTCAGGGCAAATTAAACATGCGATTGTCGCCAATAGCACGAATACCATAGCAGCCGATCGAGTGTTTCGTGCTAATGCTCCCGCTGATGAAAATATTATTAAACAGGCAGAATCACTGAATTTACAGATAGCTAATAAAGTGTACACCGATTCAATGGTATTTCACGGTGATAATATGCTGCTCAGCGAAATCGATGCGGTGAGTGAAAACTATCCTTTGCGAGGTGAGCTGTCTATTAAACGTTCAATTGACGGGAAGGAAGAAATTGTTGGCGGCCCCAACCGTGGCGAACTTTGGGTTGAACGTAGTTTGTTAAGTCGGTTAGGTGTCAGTATTGGCGACACTGTAGAAATCGGCGTAGCACCACTTAAAATTGCCGGTGTGTTAGTTAATGTGCCCGATCGCTCTTACCGCTTTTTAGTAGCAGGGCCTAGCATTATTATGCATGTTGATGACTTACCCGCTACAGAGCTTGTCAAACCGGGTAGTCGTCTTTGGCATGCTTATTTATTTGCCGGAGAGCAAGATGATATTGAAGATTTCGAGCAGTGGATAAAGCCACAGGTTAATGATACACAGCGCTGGTATGATGCTAAACGCGCTCAAAATCGCTTATCATCAACGTTAGACAGTGCTGAAAGATTTTTATCACTGGCCAGTATGCTAGGTATTGTTTTAGCGGCAGTTGCCGTTGCCGTTGCTAGTCGCCGATATGGTCAACGTCATCAATCCGTAGTTGCGGTATTTCGTGCCCTTGGCGCCACCATGTCACATGTTAGAAAGCTTTATTGCTTGCATTGGACGTTACTCAGTGTGATCAGCATAGCTGCAGGCTTATTACTCGGTTATGGTTTGTTGTTACTCGGTGCCAATGCGATTGCAAGCTATCTTTCATTAGATGATTCACCGCTGACCTTTATCCCTTTTGTCACGGCAATCGTCACCGGGCTGATCTGTGCGGTTGCATTTGCTATTCATCCGATTAAGGAACTTATTCAAACATCGCCACTGTCGGTTATTCGTGGATTTAAGAGCAATGCACTACCTACGTTTGGTGGGCATCAGCTAATTCCTTTGCTTGCGTTATTTGTCTTGTTGCTGATGTTTAGTGGTGACTTTGTCATGAGTATTTCTCTCTTAGTGGGGGGATTATTAGTTTCAGCAATTTTATTGATCATTGGACGCGTTGTGATGAACGCAGGACGAAGTGTCGGAACGAAAGCAGGGCAGTCGTGGCATTTAGCCTTAGCTAACTTAAAGCGTCGTGCCAATGAAAATAGCGTGCAATTAGTCAGCTTTACCATTGCCATTAAGTTATTACTGTTGATCACCGTGATGAAAACCTCAATCATTGATGAATGGCAAGCGCAATTTCCAGATGATACGCCGAATCAATATTTAGTTAATATTACCCAAGAGCAGATATCACCACTTAAGGCATTTACCGAAGAATACGATATTCCTCATCGCGGCTTCTATCCTGTATATCGTGGTCGCTTAACGGCAATTAATGGTGAAAAAACGGTGAGTATCGATCGCGATGACGAAAAACAAGGTGAACAATCAAACACTGAAAAAACCGATGGCGAGCAAGAAAGTGAAGGTCGTCGAGGTATGGGACGTGAGCTTGGTTTAACTTGGCAAGATAATGTACCGTATCAAAATGAAATTCTTGAAGGAAGTTGGTGGCAACAAGGTGATACAACGCCACAAGTGTCTATTGAATCAGGCGTTGCTGAGCGATTAGCAATAAAATTAGGCGATGAGTTATCGTTTGATCTAGGCGGGCGCACATTTTCCGTGCCGGTTACTAGCATTCGTGAGGTTGATTGGAAAACTCGGCAGTTAAACTTCATCATGGTATTTAACCAAGCGGTATTTGAAGACTTTCCAACGACTTCAATATCTGCTTGGAATGTTGCACCAGAAAAGAAAGATGCCTTCTATGATTTGATTGCACAGTATCCAACGATTTCGATGATAGATTTTGATGTCATTATGAAACAGCTGAATGAAATGATTGAGCAAGTAACTATCGCAATCGAATTGATTTTAGTGCTGGTAGTACTTGCTGGTAGTTTAGTGCTGATTGCCCAAGTACAAGCTAGTATGGAAGAGCGCGAACGTGAGCTAGCGATACTTAGAACCTTAGGCGCAAGAGGTTCATTATTAAGAAACAGTGTACTATTTGAATTTGTAGCCCTCGGTGCAATTGCCGGTTTTATGGCAAGTGTTGGTATGGAAATAGGTGTTTTTATTTTACAAACTCAAACCTTCGAGATGGATCCTACATTCCACTTTAGCTATTGGTTAGTTGGGATTTTATCGGGGGCCGCATTTGTTGGTACCATCGGTATGCTCAGTTGTTGGCGTTTGTTGCATTTAACTAGCGTTACCTTGATCCGCAGAACCATGTAG
- a CDS encoding ABC transporter ATP-binding protein: MNEIAIKLTDVNKSYLMGEQPLHVLNHINLTIRSGDYISIMGPSGSGKSTLLNIIGMLDQIDSGAYQLLSKETSRLDEEQRALLRRQHIGFIFQNFHLIPRLTAFENASLPLMLDGKPLTERQEIVTPLFQQLGIEHRLHHLPKQLSGGQLQRVAIARATVMSPNILLADEPTGNLDQASGIEVIELLERLNTQGITLIVVTHDKALGKRARRQLTMVDGQIVKDSTNAIETESS; this comes from the coding sequence ATGAATGAAATTGCCATTAAGCTCACTGATGTCAACAAAAGTTATCTGATGGGAGAACAACCATTACATGTACTCAATCATATTAACCTGACCATTCGTTCTGGTGACTATATCTCTATTATGGGGCCGTCGGGTTCAGGTAAATCTACCTTACTTAATATCATCGGCATGTTAGATCAAATCGATTCCGGTGCTTACCAGCTTCTATCAAAGGAAACATCACGATTAGATGAAGAACAACGTGCACTGTTACGACGACAACATATTGGCTTTATTTTCCAGAATTTTCATCTGATCCCCAGATTAACTGCATTTGAAAATGCCAGCTTACCCTTGATGCTCGACGGTAAACCCCTGACAGAACGCCAGGAAATTGTGACACCACTATTTCAACAACTCGGCATTGAACATAGACTCCATCATTTACCAAAGCAGCTTTCAGGCGGACAATTGCAGCGTGTAGCAATTGCCAGAGCAACCGTGATGTCGCCCAATATATTGCTAGCGGATGAGCCGACAGGTAACCTCGATCAAGCTTCCGGCATTGAAGTTATCGAGTTACTCGAACGTTTAAATACTCAGGGCATCACCTTAATTGTCGTGACCCATGATAAAGCCCTGGGCAAACGCGCACGGCGACAGTTAACTATGGTAGATGGCCAGATAGTAAAAGACAGCACTAACGCAATAGAAACCGAGAGTAGCTAA
- a CDS encoding AI-2E family transporter encodes MALNQQTTGILKALLVTAALFIVFAGVKTATNIIVPFLLSTFIAIICNPLVMKMQKYRLPKPLAVLLVIALFVIIVVSLAGLVGKSLGELSALMPQYREQLKGQLSWVIEQLAHFNIVLSSALVTEYVDPAAAMGLAADMLSGLGNVMANLFLIIITVIFMLFEAPSLAKKLHLALDDPQMRIKQIDRFLSSVNHYLAIKTLVSIATGACVSLMLWLFGLDFPLLWGVLAFLLNYIPNIGSIIAAVPAMSLAILQLGAAQAGFIGLGYMVINTVMGNMVEPRYLGRGLGLSTLVVFLSLIFWGWLLGTVGMLLSVPLTMVIKIALESSKEGRWFAVMLAGDDLSDYQQKIAQKSE; translated from the coding sequence ATGGCATTGAATCAACAAACAACAGGGATTTTAAAGGCATTACTAGTAACCGCTGCGTTATTTATTGTCTTTGCCGGTGTTAAAACCGCAACTAATATTATTGTGCCATTTTTGTTATCGACCTTTATCGCTATTATTTGTAATCCGTTGGTGATGAAAATGCAGAAATATCGATTACCTAAGCCGTTAGCTGTGTTATTGGTCATTGCGTTATTTGTCATTATTGTGGTTTCACTGGCCGGTTTAGTTGGGAAGTCCTTGGGTGAATTGTCTGCGTTAATGCCGCAATACCGGGAGCAGTTAAAAGGCCAGTTATCCTGGGTGATAGAGCAACTGGCTCATTTTAATATCGTGCTGTCATCAGCGTTAGTGACGGAATATGTCGATCCCGCCGCAGCTATGGGGCTGGCGGCAGACATGCTAAGCGGTTTAGGCAATGTCATGGCGAACTTATTTTTGATCATTATTACTGTGATTTTTATGTTATTTGAAGCGCCGTCACTGGCTAAAAAATTGCATCTAGCGCTCGATGATCCGCAAATGCGTATTAAACAAATCGATCGGTTTTTATCCTCTGTTAATCATTATTTAGCGATTAAAACCTTAGTGAGTATTGCTACAGGTGCCTGTGTCTCGCTGATGTTATGGTTGTTTGGTCTAGATTTTCCACTGCTTTGGGGGGTGTTGGCATTTTTATTAAATTATATTCCTAATATTGGTTCTATTATTGCCGCTGTTCCTGCGATGTCGCTTGCGATATTGCAACTTGGTGCTGCACAAGCCGGCTTTATTGGTTTAGGCTATATGGTGATCAATACTGTGATGGGGAATATGGTAGAGCCTAGGTATCTTGGTCGCGGACTTGGACTCTCCACGTTAGTGGTATTTTTATCCTTAATTTTTTGGGGCTGGCTACTGGGCACCGTTGGCATGCTGTTATCTGTACCTTTAACTATGGTAATTAAAATTGCGCTGGAAAGCTCAAAAGAGGGGCGTTGGTTTGCGGTAATGCTCGCCGGTGATGATTTATCGGATTATCAGCAAAAGATAGCGCAAAAATCTGAATAG